One genomic segment of Bremerella sp. JC817 includes these proteins:
- a CDS encoding mandelate racemase/muconate lactonizing enzyme family protein — translation MSKPTDIVIRDVVPSTQTIQYRSPMKFGGRVVTDVTLFNVEITVETRAGQIGKGYGSMPMGNVWGWPSSQVDSEQTLKSMIDVAHRFSAEASQLNQPAHPLQHARSLHQPLLSIGKQLEGEQGLPEAIPMLALMVAGSPVDAAIHDAYGKALGLNSYNTLGPEFIEEDLASFLNEDFAGEHLDRYTLREPRATMPLYHLVGALDPLDAGELTSPVGDGLPETLDQWIAADGLTHLKIKLNGDDLDWDVARVTKIDAVSSEAQAKRGITAWFYSLDFNEKCASVQYVLDFLAKLQATSPAAMQRVQYIEQPTHRDLRKHPENKMHAAAEIKPVVIDESLIDLETLFLSREQGYSGVALKACKGHSEALLMGAAAQKYGLFLCVQDLTCPGASFLHSASIAARLPTIAAIEGNGRQYCPAGNDGWRDRFPGMFNITDGTVRTGSLIGPGLGF, via the coding sequence ATGAGCAAGCCTACCGATATCGTCATCCGAGACGTCGTTCCCTCGACGCAAACCATCCAGTACCGCAGCCCGATGAAGTTCGGTGGGCGCGTCGTCACGGATGTGACTCTCTTCAACGTCGAGATTACCGTCGAAACCCGGGCCGGCCAGATCGGCAAAGGGTATGGTTCGATGCCGATGGGCAACGTCTGGGGCTGGCCATCTTCGCAAGTCGACAGCGAGCAAACGCTGAAATCGATGATCGACGTGGCGCACCGCTTTTCCGCCGAAGCCAGTCAACTGAATCAGCCAGCGCATCCGCTGCAGCACGCGCGGTCGCTTCACCAGCCGCTGCTTTCGATTGGCAAACAACTGGAAGGAGAGCAGGGGCTTCCCGAAGCGATTCCCATGCTCGCGTTGATGGTCGCTGGCAGCCCAGTCGATGCCGCCATCCATGATGCGTACGGCAAAGCCCTTGGCCTGAACAGCTACAACACGCTCGGCCCAGAGTTCATTGAAGAAGACCTGGCGAGCTTTCTGAATGAAGACTTTGCCGGCGAACACCTCGACAGGTACACGCTCCGCGAGCCTCGGGCGACGATGCCTCTGTATCACCTGGTCGGGGCGCTCGATCCACTCGATGCCGGCGAACTAACTTCGCCCGTCGGCGACGGCCTGCCCGAGACGCTCGATCAATGGATCGCAGCCGATGGCCTTACCCACCTGAAGATCAAGCTGAATGGCGACGACCTCGACTGGGATGTGGCCCGGGTCACTAAAATTGACGCCGTTTCAAGCGAAGCCCAGGCAAAGCGTGGAATCACTGCCTGGTTCTATTCGCTCGACTTCAACGAGAAGTGTGCCAGTGTCCAGTATGTGCTCGATTTTCTGGCGAAATTACAAGCGACCAGTCCAGCCGCGATGCAGCGTGTTCAGTACATCGAACAGCCAACCCATCGCGATCTGCGAAAGCATCCGGAGAACAAGATGCATGCCGCTGCAGAAATCAAACCGGTGGTCATTGATGAGTCGTTGATCGACCTCGAAACGCTCTTCCTCTCGCGCGAGCAGGGCTACAGCGGTGTCGCCTTGAAGGCTTGCAAGGGACATTCCGAAGCGTTGCTGATGGGAGCCGCCGCGCAGAAATACGGACTGTTTCTGTGCGTGCAGGATTTGACCTGCCCCGGCGCTTCGTTCCTGCACTCTGCCAGTATCGCTGCACGACTGCCAACGATTGCCGCAATCGAAGGGAACGGTCGCCAATATTGCCCTGCTGGCAACGATGGCTGGCGCGATCGATTCCCCGGCATGTTCAACATCACGGATGGCACCGTAAGGACCGGGTCGCTGATTGGGCCAGGGTTAGGGTTTTGA
- a CDS encoding response regulator transcription factor, producing MAIRLLVADDHEVVRCGLKTLVADSDIEIVGEAATGDAAITLVDEVKPDVVLLDIRMPEGDGLTTLGRLKLDHPNLAILVLSTYDNPTYVARAVALGAAGYVLKGDPKDRLLDAIRTAHRGENAWTRDELRRVTGALATPRLNADVEVPLTQRESEVLRQLALGLTNKEIAQALHISYETVKEHVQHILRKVGVSDRTQAAVWAVRKGLV from the coding sequence ATGGCAATTCGACTCTTAGTTGCAGACGACCATGAAGTGGTCCGTTGCGGATTGAAGACGCTGGTGGCAGATAGCGACATCGAGATCGTCGGCGAGGCCGCGACTGGTGACGCAGCGATCACGCTGGTCGACGAAGTCAAACCAGACGTCGTGCTGCTAGATATTCGTATGCCGGAAGGGGACGGCCTCACGACCCTCGGCCGACTGAAGCTGGATCACCCTAACCTGGCGATCCTCGTTCTGTCGACCTACGACAACCCAACCTACGTCGCACGTGCCGTGGCCCTGGGTGCCGCGGGCTACGTTCTGAAGGGGGATCCGAAGGATCGCCTGCTGGACGCCATTCGCACGGCTCACCGTGGCGAAAACGCCTGGACGCGTGACGAACTGCGTCGTGTGACCGGTGCCTTGGCAACGCCACGCTTGAACGCCGACGTCGAAGTTCCGCTGACGCAGCGTGAAAGCGAAGTCCTTCGCCAGTTGGCCCTGGGGCTGACCAACAAGGAAATCGCTCAGGCTCTGCACATCAGCTACGAGACCGTCAAAGAACATGTCCAGCACATTCTGCGTAAGGTCGGTGTTTCCGATCGTACTCAGGCCGCTGTCTGGGCTGTCCGCAAGGGTCTGGTCTAA
- a CDS encoding efflux RND transporter permease subunit, producing the protein MIEFFLNNPVKVSVGVLLVALFGTVALFRMPMALTPEVETPTITVETKWPGASPQEIEQEIVIEQEEQLKSVEGIRKMTSESSDSSAKITLEFLVGTNMDEALLKVNSRLAQVPDYPEDADQPIISTANSSDRPIAWFVLSARRPSDEEFAEFRQKHPQLKETIDEVEFAPNIGVQMLKLRRAADEHYEFQELLPPESLDIQTLKRFAEDEIEARFERVSGVSQSNVIGGLEDEIQVIVHPERLAARSLTISDVRRVLSGQNEDTSAGDFWEGKRRWVVRTLGQFRSPEQVENQLLAVRDGVPVYVRDVGEVRHGYKKPTGIMRRFGESAIGINCIRETNANVLDVMDGLRHVREELDEGLLKSKGLQLVQVYDETDYIYSSVDLVQQNIFIGGALTICVLMLFLHLGVRTLMLIPVAMALAIASATVSGWLFIPCLVLLIVAGFWFARGALVVALAIPTSIIGTFLILGALGRSLNVISLAGLAFAVGMLVDNAVVVLENIYRHYQLGDPPLKAASKGTQEVWGAVFASTATTVAVFLPIVFVQEEAGQLFRDIALAISAAVALSLVVSMSVIPTAASRLFHGSRKSSKHNPSNGNGHAKTAAPAAASGLEAAIGKMGNATIELVVALNRWLMATVFRRVAVIGIILAATVVLSWALWPKVEYLPTGNRNLVFGILLPPPGYNIDQLMALGKTVEDELKPYWDVDPNDPAVQNAKYPAISDFFFVARGRQVFMGLRTYDDQRCGELVPLVQSVGAKLPGTFAVAKQSSLFEQGLTGGRTVEVEITGPELPTLVGIGGQILGKVKSPNMMPSAQVRPVPSLDLSSPELHIEPRLVQAAEMGVTSSDLGYTANALIDGAYAGDYFLDGKKIDLTIIGETHFADSTQKIASLPIATPGGELIPLTALADVSLKSGPEQINHRERLRSITIEVSPPPEMALEDAMQRITNEIVNPMIADGTIPDGYRIGLSGTADKLQDTWISLRFNVILALLITYLLMAALFESWIYPFVIILSVPLGAVGGVMALSLLNLFVLQPLDVLTMLGFVILIGTVVNNPILIVHQALNHMREDGMNLRESVLESVRSRIRPIFMTTMTTVLGLMPLVLFPGSGSELYRGLGSVVLGGLLVSTFLTLVLVPSLFSLTVETYEGLISRWRRPEEEGDDLEDNENEDTAAELPKPEYATAPSSQ; encoded by the coding sequence ATGATCGAGTTTTTCCTCAACAATCCTGTCAAAGTTTCCGTCGGCGTGCTGCTCGTCGCACTGTTCGGCACGGTCGCCTTGTTTCGCATGCCGATGGCCCTGACGCCTGAGGTCGAAACGCCGACGATCACCGTGGAAACGAAGTGGCCTGGTGCCAGCCCGCAGGAAATCGAACAAGAGATCGTCATCGAACAGGAAGAGCAACTCAAGAGCGTCGAAGGCATCCGCAAGATGACTTCGGAAAGCAGCGACTCGTCGGCGAAGATCACGCTCGAGTTTCTCGTCGGCACCAACATGGACGAAGCCTTGCTGAAGGTGAACAGCCGCCTCGCCCAGGTTCCTGACTATCCGGAAGATGCCGATCAACCGATCATCAGCACGGCCAATTCTTCCGATCGACCAATTGCCTGGTTCGTGCTCAGTGCCCGTCGTCCGTCCGACGAAGAGTTCGCCGAGTTCCGCCAGAAGCATCCGCAACTGAAAGAGACCATCGACGAAGTTGAATTCGCTCCGAACATCGGGGTGCAGATGCTAAAGCTGCGCCGAGCTGCCGACGAGCATTACGAGTTCCAGGAACTGCTCCCGCCAGAATCGCTCGACATCCAAACGTTGAAGCGATTCGCCGAAGATGAAATCGAAGCCCGCTTTGAACGAGTCAGTGGTGTCTCGCAGTCGAATGTGATCGGCGGCCTGGAAGACGAGATTCAGGTGATCGTCCACCCCGAAAGGCTGGCTGCCCGTAGCTTGACGATTTCCGACGTTCGCCGCGTCCTCTCTGGCCAGAACGAAGACACCTCGGCCGGCGACTTCTGGGAAGGGAAGCGTCGCTGGGTCGTGCGAACGCTGGGGCAATTCCGTTCGCCGGAGCAGGTCGAGAATCAATTGCTGGCGGTCCGAGACGGCGTGCCGGTTTATGTTCGTGATGTTGGCGAAGTGCGACACGGTTATAAGAAGCCAACCGGCATCATGCGTCGCTTTGGCGAGTCGGCGATTGGGATCAACTGCATTCGCGAAACCAACGCCAACGTGCTGGACGTGATGGATGGCTTGCGACACGTTCGCGAAGAACTGGACGAAGGCCTGCTGAAGTCCAAAGGGCTACAGCTTGTTCAGGTCTACGACGAAACCGACTACATCTATTCGTCGGTCGACCTGGTTCAGCAAAACATCTTTATCGGCGGTGCGTTGACCATCTGCGTGCTGATGCTGTTTTTGCATCTGGGCGTTCGCACGCTGATGCTGATTCCCGTGGCCATGGCGTTGGCGATCGCTTCGGCGACGGTCAGTGGCTGGCTGTTCATTCCCTGCTTAGTGCTGTTGATTGTCGCAGGCTTCTGGTTCGCTCGCGGGGCCCTGGTGGTCGCGTTGGCGATTCCAACCAGTATCATCGGAACGTTTTTGATCCTCGGGGCGTTGGGGCGGTCGTTGAACGTGATCAGCCTTGCCGGTCTGGCGTTCGCCGTCGGTATGCTCGTCGACAACGCGGTCGTTGTGCTGGAAAACATTTATCGTCACTATCAGCTGGGCGATCCGCCACTGAAAGCGGCTTCCAAAGGAACGCAGGAAGTGTGGGGGGCGGTCTTCGCTTCGACGGCCACCACCGTTGCGGTGTTCCTCCCGATTGTGTTTGTGCAGGAAGAAGCGGGGCAGTTGTTCCGAGACATTGCCTTGGCAATTAGTGCGGCCGTCGCGCTTTCGTTGGTCGTTTCCATGTCGGTGATCCCGACGGCTGCCTCGCGTCTCTTCCATGGCTCACGCAAGTCGAGCAAGCACAATCCCTCGAACGGCAATGGCCATGCGAAAACAGCCGCCCCGGCTGCTGCATCGGGGCTGGAAGCCGCCATCGGCAAGATGGGCAATGCGACGATCGAGTTGGTCGTCGCGCTCAATCGCTGGCTGATGGCAACCGTCTTTCGCCGCGTCGCGGTGATCGGAATCATTCTGGCTGCCACGGTTGTTTTAAGCTGGGCTTTATGGCCAAAGGTCGAATACCTTCCGACCGGTAACCGAAACCTCGTGTTCGGAATTCTGCTGCCGCCGCCAGGCTACAATATCGATCAGCTGATGGCCCTCGGCAAAACGGTCGAAGACGAATTGAAGCCTTACTGGGACGTCGATCCGAACGATCCGGCGGTGCAAAATGCGAAGTACCCGGCGATCAGCGACTTCTTTTTTGTCGCTCGTGGACGCCAGGTTTTCATGGGGCTGCGAACCTACGACGACCAGCGCTGCGGCGAGTTGGTTCCGCTCGTGCAATCGGTCGGAGCAAAGCTGCCAGGGACGTTCGCCGTGGCGAAGCAATCGAGCCTATTCGAGCAAGGTCTGACCGGCGGTCGTACGGTCGAAGTTGAAATCACCGGGCCGGAACTTCCGACGCTGGTTGGGATTGGCGGGCAGATCTTAGGCAAAGTCAAAAGCCCGAACATGATGCCATCGGCCCAGGTTCGTCCGGTGCCGAGCCTCGACCTTTCGAGTCCTGAACTGCATATCGAACCACGCCTGGTGCAAGCCGCCGAAATGGGTGTGACGAGCTCGGACCTCGGTTACACCGCCAATGCCTTGATCGACGGTGCCTATGCCGGTGACTACTTCCTGGATGGTAAGAAGATCGACCTGACGATCATCGGCGAGACGCACTTTGCCGATTCAACGCAGAAGATTGCTTCGCTTCCCATCGCCACGCCTGGCGGCGAATTGATTCCGCTAACGGCGCTCGCCGACGTGAGCCTGAAGAGTGGCCCAGAGCAAATCAACCATCGCGAACGACTCCGGTCGATCACCATCGAAGTTTCGCCACCGCCTGAAATGGCGTTGGAAGACGCAATGCAGCGGATCACCAACGAGATCGTCAATCCGATGATCGCCGACGGCACAATCCCCGATGGCTATCGCATTGGCCTTTCCGGGACGGCCGATAAGCTGCAAGACACCTGGATCTCGCTGCGATTCAATGTGATCCTGGCTCTGTTGATCACGTACCTTTTGATGGCGGCTTTGTTTGAATCGTGGATCTATCCATTCGTGATCATCCTCAGCGTGCCGCTGGGGGCGGTCGGTGGCGTGATGGCGCTCTCGCTGTTAAATCTGTTCGTGCTGCAGCCGCTGGACGTGCTGACGATGCTCGGCTTCGTGATCCTGATCGGAACGGTGGTGAACAATCCGATTCTGATTGTGCACCAGGCGTTAAATCACATGCGGGAAGATGGCATGAACCTGCGCGAGTCGGTGCTGGAAAGTGTCCGGTCCCGTATCCGCCCGATCTTTATGACCACGATGACAACAGTTCTCGGCCTGATGCCGCTGGTGCTGTTCCCAGGTTCCGGTAGCGAACTTTATCGCGGGCTGGGAAGCGTAGTTTTGGGAGGTTTGCTCGTTTCGACCTTCCTGACGCTGGTTTTAGTGCCAAGCTTGTTTAGCCTGACCGTGGAAACCTATGAAGGTCTGATCTCGCGGTGGCGTCGCCCAGAAGAGGAAGGCGACGATCTCGAGGACAACGAAAACGAAGACACCGCCGCCGAATTACCCAAACCAGAATACGCCACCGCACCTAGCAGCCAGTGA
- a CDS encoding efflux RND transporter periplasmic adaptor subunit has product MKSLPSLTSLLLVAPAVLCLTASTFAQAPASPVRTAEVEQREIAAHKPFVGTVMPIKHAVLGSAVDGRVIEFNYEEGDRIEDGAAVAQLLTNTIELQKEAAQAELAMRKAELAELENGTRTEEVQQMQARMLAAEAQVRYLKARRDRAVELYENRKVTSAEVRDEAVAASDGAEQSYLEAKAAYELAVAGPRIEQIARAKAQVAMQAAIVQELEDRIKKYTIRSRFTGFVVKKSTEVGAWATSGGAIAEVAQLDQVDLVANVPEQDIPYVQLGREVTVAVFAYPGRQFTGKVFSITPQADVRARTFPVKIRIKNEFDGEKPVLKAGMMGNVLLQTGERKTALLVPKDAVVLGGRSPMVFAVEKAPMSEGNVVKPIPVTLGVSEGGSIEVTGPLTPGMQVVTQGNERLRPGQTVNILPAPEGPAAGT; this is encoded by the coding sequence ATGAAATCGCTGCCCTCCTTAACGTCGCTCCTCCTCGTTGCCCCTGCGGTGCTCTGTCTGACCGCCAGCACGTTCGCTCAAGCGCCCGCTTCTCCGGTTCGGACCGCGGAAGTCGAGCAGCGGGAGATCGCCGCCCACAAACCGTTTGTTGGCACGGTCATGCCGATCAAGCACGCCGTGCTGGGAAGTGCGGTCGATGGTCGCGTCATCGAGTTCAACTACGAAGAAGGGGACCGCATCGAAGATGGTGCCGCCGTCGCTCAGCTTCTGACCAATACGATCGAACTTCAGAAAGAAGCCGCCCAGGCCGAACTGGCAATGCGCAAGGCGGAACTGGCTGAGTTGGAAAATGGCACCCGGACCGAAGAAGTGCAGCAGATGCAAGCGCGGATGCTGGCTGCGGAAGCTCAGGTTCGTTATCTGAAAGCTCGACGCGACCGTGCGGTCGAACTGTACGAGAACCGCAAAGTGACTTCCGCGGAAGTTCGCGACGAAGCGGTCGCCGCTTCGGATGGCGCCGAGCAGTCCTATCTCGAAGCGAAAGCGGCCTACGAACTCGCTGTCGCGGGGCCACGCATCGAACAGATCGCTCGAGCCAAAGCCCAGGTCGCGATGCAAGCGGCGATCGTGCAAGAGTTGGAAGATCGCATCAAGAAGTACACGATTCGCTCGCGATTCACGGGCTTTGTCGTCAAGAAGTCGACCGAAGTGGGTGCCTGGGCGACCAGCGGTGGTGCGATTGCCGAAGTGGCCCAACTCGACCAGGTCGACCTGGTGGCCAACGTCCCGGAACAAGACATTCCCTACGTTCAATTGGGCCGCGAGGTGACAGTCGCCGTGTTCGCTTACCCTGGCCGGCAGTTCACCGGCAAAGTGTTTTCGATCACGCCACAAGCAGACGTCCGAGCCCGCACGTTCCCGGTCAAAATCCGCATCAAGAACGAATTCGACGGCGAGAAGCCGGTGCTCAAGGCAGGCATGATGGGCAACGTGCTACTGCAGACCGGTGAACGCAAGACGGCATTGCTCGTCCCAAAGGATGCCGTTGTCCTGGGTGGCCGGTCGCCGATGGTCTTCGCCGTCGAGAAAGCCCCGATGAGTGAGGGCAACGTTGTCAAACCGATCCCCGTGACGCTTGGTGTTTCGGAAGGTGGCTCGATCGAAGTCACTGGACCACTGACGCCTGGCATGCAGGTGGTCACGCAAGGCAACGAGCGTCTTCGACCAGGCCAGACCGTGAACATCTTGCCAGCCCCGGAAGGACCAGCCGCCGGCACGTAA
- a CDS encoding MarR family transcriptional regulator: MQYDFHASTGYWVCLAAQHFQQRIDAELRPFGITFRQFQVIAWLKVDGPLTQSELARRMFIEKPTLSGIMNRMEAMDWIRRASCVQDRRKKHLEIGSAAEPVWEKICAILTHVREQAVQGLSAEEVSQLHSLLGRVQANLDGLPAPSPFPQTFTTSSPS, encoded by the coding sequence ATGCAGTACGATTTTCATGCCAGCACCGGCTATTGGGTTTGTCTGGCAGCACAACACTTCCAGCAACGAATTGACGCCGAGCTGCGTCCCTTCGGGATCACGTTCCGCCAGTTCCAGGTGATTGCCTGGCTGAAGGTGGATGGACCGTTGACTCAAAGCGAGCTGGCACGACGCATGTTTATCGAGAAGCCCACCCTTTCGGGCATCATGAACCGCATGGAAGCCATGGACTGGATTCGCCGTGCTTCATGCGTGCAAGATCGCCGTAAGAAGCACCTGGAAATCGGTTCTGCGGCGGAGCCCGTGTGGGAAAAGATTTGTGCGATCCTGACCCACGTTCGCGAGCAAGCGGTGCAAGGTTTATCCGCCGAAGAGGTCTCGCAATTGCATTCCCTGCTGGGGCGTGTGCAAGCCAATCTCGATGGTTTGCCGGCTCCTTCCCCATTCCCCCAAACCTTCACGACTTCATCACCATCATGA
- a CDS encoding nucleotide pyrophosphohydrolase yields the protein MTDQPSSLRQRIDAISDDPSTPVGQLRDMVSHFVAERDWRQFHAPKNISMALAIEAAELMEHFQWITVEASRAEMEPDKRAAIGEEIADVMCYAMALCNEMNFDIATLMREKMKKNVLKYPADEFRGRYGKEDPPKEA from the coding sequence GTGACCGATCAACCATCTTCTTTGCGTCAACGCATCGACGCGATCTCGGACGACCCAAGCACCCCGGTGGGGCAGCTTCGCGACATGGTCTCGCATTTCGTCGCCGAACGAGACTGGCGTCAGTTTCATGCTCCCAAAAACATCAGCATGGCTCTAGCAATTGAGGCTGCCGAACTGATGGAGCATTTCCAATGGATCACCGTCGAGGCCTCGCGAGCCGAAATGGAGCCTGACAAACGGGCCGCCATCGGTGAAGAGATCGCTGACGTGATGTGCTATGCGATGGCGCTGTGCAACGAGATGAACTTCGACATCGCCACGCTGATGCGCGAGAAGATGAAGAAGAACGTGCTGAAGTATCCTGCCGACGAGTTCCGTGGGCGTTACGGCAAAGAAGACCCGCCGAAAGAAGCGTAG